The Candidatus Methylomirabilota bacterium nucleotide sequence CGGCGCCGTAGCGGCGGATCAGCTCGTCGGGATCCACCACGTTGCCCTTGGATTTGGACATCTTCGCCCCGTCCTTGATCACCATGCCCTGGGACAGGAGGGCCAGAAACGGCTCGTCCGCGCGCGTCATGCCCATGTCGCGCAGCACCTTGGTGTAGAAGCGCGCGTAGAGGAGGTGGAGCACGGCGTGCTCGATGCCGCCGATGTACTGGTCCACCGGCATCCAGTAGGCGGCGGCGTTGGGCTCGAACATCCCGCTCTCGTAGAGGGGCGAGCAGTAGCGCAGGAAGTACCACGACGATTCCACGAAGGTGTCCATGGTGTCGGTCTCGCGCTTGGCGGGCCCGCCGCATTTCGGACACCGGGCGTTGACGAAGTGGGCGACCTCGGCGAGCGGCGAGCCCCCCTTTCCGCTGATCTGCACGTCCTCCGGCAGCACCACCGGCAGCCGATCCTCGCGCTCCGACACCATGCCGTCGACGGGACAGTAGAGAATGGGGATCGGGGCGCCCCAGTAGCGCTGGCGGCTGATCCCCCAGTCGCGCAGCCGGTAGTTCACCTTGGACTCGCCGAGCTTCTTCTCCACCAGCCAGTCGATGGCGCGGCGCTTGGCCTCCGGCACCGGCAGTCCGTCGAGGAAGCCGGAGTTGATCTTCACGCCGTCGCCCGTGTAGGCTTGCGTCTCCTCCCAGCCCTCCGGGCGCTTCACGGTGGCGATGATGGGCAGGCCGTGCTGCTTGGCGAAGTCCCAGTCGCGCTGATCCTCGCCGGGCACCGCCATGATCGCCCCGGTGCCGTAGCCCATGAGGACGTAGTCGGCGAGGAACAGCGGGATCTCTGCGCCGGTGAACGGGTTGGTCGCCCGCGCGTTGAGGCGGAGGCCGTGCTTGGGCCGGTCGGCGGCCAGCCGCTCGATCTCGGTCTCGCGCGCGACTTCCTTGCGGAACGCGTCGATGCGCGCGCGCTCCGCGGCGTCCAGGACGAGGGCGTCGACGAGCGGGTGCTCGGGCGCGAGCACCGCGTAGGTCATGCCGAAGGCGGTGTCGGGCCGCGTGGTGAAGATCCGGATCGCCTGCCCCGCCTTCCCCGCCACCGGCAGGTCGAACTCGGCGCCCTCGCTCTTGCCGATCCAGTTGCGCTGCATGGTGAGCACGCGCTCGGGCCAGCCGGGCAGGCGGTCACACCACTCGAGCAGCTCCTCGGCGTAGGCGGTGATCTTGAAGAACCACCCCTCGATCTCCTTCGTCGTCACCTCGGAGTCGCAGCGCCAGCAGCGCCCCGCCTCCACCTGCTCGTTGGCGAGGATGGTCTGGCAGGACGGACACCAGTTCACCGACGAGCGCTTCTTGTACGCGAGCCCGCGCTCGAGCATGCGGATGAAGATGAGCTGCTCCCAGCGGTAGTACGCGGGATCGCACGTGGCAAGCTCGCGGTCCCAGTCGTACGAGATCCCCATTCGGCGGAGCTGGCTCCGCATGTTCTTGATGTTCTCGTACGTCCACACCGCGGGGTGCACGCCGTTGTCGATGGCGGCGTTCTCCGCGGGCAGACCGAACGCGTCCCAGCCCATCGGGTGCAGCACGTTGAAGCCGCGCATCCACTTGTAGCGGGCGAGGAGATCGCCGATGGCGTAGACGCGCACGTGCCCCATGTGGATGCGGCCCGAGGGATAGGGAAACATCTCGAGGCAGTAGAACTTGGGACGACCGGGTGTCTCGGTGGCGCGAAACTGCTGCGAGCTCTCCCAGACCTCCTGCCACTTCCCCTCGATCTCGGCAAACGGATAGCGTTCGGGGCGATCGTCGTAGGCCATATTCGGCCTGAGTTTAAGTCCACTTGGCGGGGCGAAGCAAGGAACGGCTCCCCGGGGACCGTGGACGGCGGCTCGGTCCCCGGGGGATGACCCGACGGGACCTATTTCTTCTTCAAGGTGAGGTTGATGACCTTGGCCGCCTCCTCGGCCTTGGCGATGGACTCGGCGTGCTTCCCCGCGTCGTGGAGCTTCTTGGCCTCGGCGGCGAGCTCGTTGGCCTTGGCCGAATTGGCGTCGGTCTTGCCGGCCGTCGCGTCCTGGATCTGCTTGATGAGGAGCGGACACTGGAAGGCTAGGGCCTGGCCGGTCGCGAGAACGAGGACGGCGATCGCGACGACGAACGTCTTCAGCATGGGTCTCACCTCCTTCCCGGACGATCCATAGCGTTAACCCTCCGCCGGCGCCGCCGGTTCCGGAGCCGGCGCGGGCGGGTGGAAATGATCATAGATGCGCTGGGCCAGCTTGGGCGTCACCTTTGGCACGGCGGCGAGCTCGGCCACGGTGGCCGCCCGCACCCCACGCGCGGAGCCCAGCGTCCGCAGCAGCGCGGTGCGCACCCGCGGTCCCACGCCGGGTATCCGGTCGAGCTCCGAGCTGATCGTGCGCCGCGCCCGCACCTTCTTGTGGTACGTGATCGCGAAGCGGTGCGCCTCGTCGCGGATCTTCTGGAGCGCCATGAGGGCGGGCGAGCCCATGTCGAGCACCAGCGGCGTCAACCGCTCCGGCGTGTAGACCTCCTCGGCGCGCTTGGCCAGGGACGCGATGGGCACATAGTCGAGCCCGAGATCCTCCAGCACCTTGATTCCCGCGTTGAGCTGGCCACGGCCCCCGTCGAGGAGGATGAGATCGGGCAGCGGCCCCTCCCCTTCCAGGGCCTTCGAGTAGCGGCGGGTCAGCACCTCCTGCATCGAGGCGAAGTCGTCCGTCCCCGTGACGGTGCGGATCTTGTAGCGCTTGTAGTCGTCCTTCTTCATCTCACCACCCTGCCAGACCACCATCGAGGCCACCGTGTCCGAACCCTGGATCGTGGAGATGTCGAAGCACTCGATGCGGTCGGGCGGGTCGGCGAGCCCGAGCGCCCGTTGCAGCTCCTCGCGCACTGCCTGGTGGCGGTCCGTGCGCGAGAGGAGGTGGCTCTGCAGCGCGAGGGCCGCGTTCTCCTCGGCCATCTCGACGAGCTCGCGGCGGCGGCCCCGCTGTGGGGCGTGGAGCTCCACGCGTCCGCCGCGACGCTGGCGCAGCCACTCGAGGACGAGGGGGGCCTCGGCGATCTCGGTGGACAGGAGCAGCTCGGGCGCCGGCACCACGCTGCGCGCGTAGAACTGGCGCACGAACGCGGAGAGCACGTCCCCGTCGCCCTCGCCGACCAGCCGGTCGAAGAAGAAGGACTCGCGTCCGAGCAGGCGGCCCCTCCGAATGAAGAATAGTTGGATACACGCGTCCGGGCCCTGGCGGACCAATCCGATGATGTCCTGGTCGGTCTCTTCGGTGGAGATGATCTTCTGGCGCTCGCGCACCGTGTTGAGGGCCTGGATGCGGTCGCGCAGCACCGCCGCCTGCTCGAAGCGCGTCTCCGCGGCCGCCGCCTCCATCTGCCGCGTGAGCTCCTTGACGAGGTCGTCGTCCTTCCCCTCGAGGAAGCGCTGCACCTGGGCCACCGTCCGGGCGTAGCCCTCGGCGGTCTCCGCGCCGGTGCACGGCGCGTTGCACCGGTGGATGAAGAACTGGATGCACGGCCGCGGCAGGGTGCCGTCGATCTTGATGCGGCACGTGCGGAGCGGGAAGAGCTGGCGCACGAGGCGAAGCGTCTCGCGCATCGCGGTGGCGGGATAGAACGGCCCGAAGTAGACGTCGCCGTCCTGCTGCACGCGCCTCGCGACCACCAACCTCGGAAACGGCTCGGAGGTGGTCAGCTTGAGGAAGGGGTAGTGCTTGTCGTCGCGCAGGATGATGTTGTAGCGGGGCCGGTGCTTCTTGACGAGGTTCGACTCGAGGATCATCGCCTCGAGCTCGTTAGCGGTCACGATGAGATCGAGGTCGCGGATCTGGGCGACCAGCGCGTCGGTCTTGGGGTCGCGGACCCGCGAGTCCTGGAAGTACGAGCGGACGCGGCTGCGCAGCGAGGCCGCCTTGCCCACGTAGATGATCTGGTTCTTGGCGTCCTTGTAAAGGTAGACGCCGGGGCGGTCGGGAACCTGCTCGAGCTTCTCCTGAAGCGTCACGGCACGTCTATTGTATCCGCTCGCCTCGCCTTCGGCTGCGGCTCGCCACCCTCGCTCCCCTCGGACCCCATCATGTGTCCGCTCGCCTCGCCTTCGGCTGCGGCTCTCCAATCAACTGCCCGCGCGTTACCCGCCGCCTCGCCACAAGGTCACGATGAGGATGGCGAGGCCGAGGAGGGCGGGCACGATGACGCTCCAGCGAAGGGCGCGCTCGACGCGGCGGAGCATGGGGCCGCGCGGGCGCCCGGGGCGCGGGGGATCCAGGAACGTCATCAGCTTCGTGAGGACGAAGAGGCCCAGCGAGAGGACGGCGAAGAAGACGAGGACCCACTTGAAGGCGGCGCCCACGTCAACGGACGCCCAGCTCGACCCGGCGCAGCGCCTTCACCTGATCCCGCAGCTCGGCCGCCCGCTCGAAGTCGAGCCGTCGCGCCGCCTCCTTCATGGCGGTCTCGAGCTCGGCGATGCGCGCGGCCAGCGCCTCGGCGCTCTCGGGTGCCGCCTCGACCGTCTGGGGCACCGGCACCGTGTAGTAGTCGCGCTCGGACACCGTCTCCAGCAGCTCGCGAATCGACTTCCGTACCGTCTCGGGCGTGATCCCGTGTTCGGCGTTGTAGGCGGCCTGGGCGGCGCGCCGCCGCTCCGTCTCCGTGATCGCCTCCTGCATCGACCCCGTGACCCGGTCCGCGTACATCAGCACCTCGCCGTTGACGTGGCGGGCGGCGCGGCCTGCCGTCTGGATCAACGAGGTGGCCGAGCGGAGGTACCCCTCCTTGTCGGCATCGAGGATGCCTACCAAGGAGACCTCGGGCAAGTCCAGCCCTTCGCGCAGGAGGTTGATGCCGATGAGCGCATCGAACTTGCCGAGGCGGAGGTCGCGGATCACCGCCACCCGGTCGAGGGTGTCGATGTCGGAGTGCAGGTAGCGCACGCGGAGCCCGTTCTGCTGGTAGTACTCGGTGAGGTCCTCGGCCATGCGCTTGGTGAGGGTGGTGATCAGCACCCGCTCGTCGCGCTCCGCCCGCGTGCGCACCTCGGCCATGAGATCGTCCACCTGGATCGAGGCAGGCCGAACGATGATGCGGGGATCCATGAGCCCGGTGGGGCGGATGATCTGCTCGGCCACCGCCCCGCCCACGTGGGGCCGCCCGGGCGCCTCCCGTACCCCGCCCGCGCGCTCGAGCTCGTACTCGCCGGGCGTCGCGGACACGTAGAGGACCTGCCCGGTCACCGCCCGGAACTCGTCGAAGGTGAGCGGGCGATTGTCGAAGGCCGAGGGTAGCCGGAAGCCGTACTCGACCAGCGCCTCCTTCCGGGACCGGTCCCCGCCGTACATGCCGCGGATCTGGGGCACCGTGACGTGGGACTCGTCGATGATGACGAGCGCGTCCTTGGGGAGGTAGTTCATCAGCGTCGCCGGGCTCTGGCCCGGCTTGCGGCCCGCGAGGTGGCGCGAGTAGTTCTCGATGCCGTGGCAGTAGCCGATCTCGCGCAGCATCTCCACGTCGAAGAGCGTCCGCTGCTCGAGCCGCTGCGCCTCGAGGAGACGGTTCCGGGCGCGGAAGAAGGTCAGACGCTCGCGCAGCTCCTCGTGCACATTGCCGATGGCGCGCTCGATCTGGTCGGCGGGCGTCACGTAGTGGCTCGCGGGATAGATGCGCGCCGCCGGCACCACCCCGGTGGTGGCGCCCTTCAGCGGATCCAGCGTCACGATGCGGTCCACGCTGTCGCCGAAGAGCTCGATCCGGAGGGCCTCGGACTCCGCGGCGGCGGGGAACACCTCGACGACGTCGCCCCGCACCCGGAAGGTGCCCCGCCGGAAGTCGTAGTCGTTGCGCTCGTACTGGATGGCCACGAGGTCGCGCACCAGCGCGTCCCGGCTCACCACCTGCCCCGTCTCAACGCCCACGTGCATGCCGCGGTACGTCTCGGGCTCGCCGATGCCGTAGATGCACGAGACCGACGCCACGATGACCACGTCCCGCCGCTCGAAGAGCGCGGTGGTGGCGGAATGGCGCATCCGGTCGATCTCGTCGTTGATGAGGGCATCTTTCTCGATGTAGGTGTCCGACTGCGGGATGTAGGCCTCGGGCTGGTAGTAGTCGTAGTAGGACACGAAGTACTCGACGGCCGACTCGGGGAAGAAGGACTTGAACTCGCCGTAGAGCTGGGCGGCGAGCGTCTTGTTCGGCGAGATGACGAGAGCGGGGCGCTGGAGCCGGCTGATCACGTTGGCGAGCGTGAAGGTCTTCCCACTCCCCGTGATGCCTAGGAGCACATTGTGGGAGCCGCCCCCCGTGACGAGCTCGGAGAGCCGGTCGATCGCGCGCGGCTGGTCGCCCGCGGGCGAGTAATCCGACGACAGCGTGAACAACGGCGTCAGAAGCTCGACGGCACCGCGACGAGGTACTTCCGCCAGGAGTCGAGGAAGGACGAAGCGTGGGGGTGCCGGAGAAGGTGGACGGAGAAGAGGAACTGCGGGTGGATGGGCTCCCGGATCAGCCGCAATCGGGCTTCCTCGAGGGTCCGGTTGCCCTTGAAGAGATTGCACCGGAGGCATGCCGCCACCACGTTGGTCCAGGTAGTCTGCCCACCCCGCGACCGCGGCATGATGTGATCCACCGTCAGCTTCTCGCCCCGGCGCGCGCAATACTGGCAGATGTAGCCGTCGCGACGGAGGATGTTCTTCTTGTTGAAGGCCACCCGCTCCAGGAAGGGCTTCCGGATGTAGGCGGCGAGACGAATGACCGCGGGGAGCGGGTAGGCCCGCGAGGGGGACCGCACCACGCGCGGCGAGGCCTCGACGCTCTCGGCCTTGCCGCTCAGGAGAAGGGTGATCGCCCGCTTGGCGTTGGTGAAATGCAGCGGCTCGTAGGTGTAGTTCAGCACCAGTACCGCGAGATCATCCATGTCCCATCGCTAGGATAGAGAACGGGCGGAGGACTGTCAACTCACGGGGCCCGCCGCGGCGGTCGGCGGGGACGCCGGCGCGGCTAGGCGAAGGCGCGCCAGAGGAAGTGCGCGGAGCCGGCGATGAAGACGAAGAGAGCGGCGGCGGCCACCGGGTTGAGGATGGCCAGCCCGACGAGGAAGCAGAGCAGGATGAAGCACGCGCAGTAGAAGCGAAGCTCGCGGCGATCCGCCCAGCCGCCCTTCCCCACGAGCACCATGCTCCGCGCGGCGAGGTACACCGGCGAGTAGAGCAGGAAGAAGGCGAGGAAGAGACCGGACAGGGCGAGCACGCCGCTCATCGCGCCGACGAGGCCCCAGACGGCCCACGGCCAGATGGCCTGCTCATTGCCCTCCGCGAGGGACTGCGGGATGGCCTGGGGGCGGAAGTAGACGTAGAGGAGCCCGATCGTGTAGAGCGGGAGGACGATCTCCAGCCAGCGGCGATAGCGGGTCCCCAGCAGTCCCTCCATGCCCACCATTGAAGGCACGGGACGTGCCAGCCCGGCCCCCCTTCGGAACCGACGTGTTTTTCCGCCGTTACAGGACCGGCGCAAAGGCTGCGTGTCACGCGGGCGACGGCCAGCCGGTACAGGCCGTCAAGCCGTCGGCACTGTCAGCTACAGCAGGAAGCCGCCCGGGAACGGATCCCGGGGGTCGAGGAGCAGCGTGGCCCGTCCCATCGCCCACGCCCGCCCGGTAATCTCGGGAACAATGGCAGGTTTGCCGCCCACGGTGGTGAGGGCGGCGATGCGGCCCGTGAAGAGCGTGCCGATGATGGACTCGTGCCCGAAGGGCTCCCCCACACCGAGCGCGCCGCGAGCATGGAGATTCGCCAGGCGCGCGCTGGTGCCGGTGCCGCAGGGCGAGCGATCGAGGCCCGCAGGCGCGACGACCACCGCGTTGCGCAGCCGAGCCTCCGGACGGCGGCCGGGCTCGAAGAACTGGATGTAGAGCAGGCCGCGAGCGTCCGGCATCTCCGGGTGCACCAGCGGCACCTCGGCTTCGATGCGCGCGCGGATCCGCTCGCCGACCTCGATGAGCCGAGGCCCCGCCGCGGGCTCGAGCGTGAGCCCCAGCGTCCCGGCGGGCACCATCGCGTAGAAGTGCCCCCCGTACGCCAGGTCGAAGGGGACCCGACCGAGCCCGGGGACGTTCACCTCGGCGTCCAGCAGCACCGAGAAGGCGGGAACGTTCTGGAAGGAGACGGACAGCGTCTCCCCGGCTTCCCGTCGGACCCATGCGGTCACGAGGCCGGCCGGCGTCTCCAGCGTGACCGCCGTCTCCGACCCGGCGACGGGGACGCGGCCCGTCTCTGCCAGCATGGTCGCGATCGCGATGGTCCCGTGCCCGCACATGTGCACGGGCCCCAGCGGCTCGATGAAGAGCACTCCGACGTGCGCGGAGGGGTCAACCGGCTCGGTGAGGATGGCCGCGCACATCGCGGCGTGGCCCCGCGGCTCGTACAGGATGAAGCCCATGAGGTCCCGGCCGTGCTCGGCGAGCCACTCGCTGCGCGCCATCAGGGTGGCACCCGGCACGGGCGGCGCGCCGCCCACCACGATACGCATGGGCTCGCCCTCGGTGTGATAGTCGAGCACGGTCAGCTCGCGGCGCGCGGTCATCGCGCGGGGTTCCGCTTGAGGGACGGCGCGCAGGCCAGCCCCCGGCGGGACATGGCGTGCCCGATGGCGGGCCGCGCGGACAGAGCGAGCAGAACGGTGCGCATCATGGCGGGGAATCGTGCGGCAGTATCTCACACAGGATTCCCTCGCGGAGGCCGTGATCGCTCACCGTGAGCACGTCGAACCCGATCCGCGCCATCGCGCCCAGGCAGATCGCGATGCCGGGCACGATGACGTCCGCGCGGCCCGGCTCGAGGCAGGGCAGCCCGCCGCGCGCCGCGTTGGTCAGGGCGGCGAGCCGCGCCAGGATCGCCTCGATGGCCGCGCGCGTGAGCCGGTGCCCCTGCACGCGCTCGACGTCGTACTCGACCAGGCCGAGGTCCAGCGCGGCCAGCGTGGAGACGGTGCCGGCCGTGCCCACGAGGTGCGCCGCCCCCGCGGCGACGATGGCCTCGGGCACCTCCGCGCGGAGCCGTGCGCCGATCTGCCCGCGGAGGCGAGTCAGCGCCGCGGCGTCCCAGCGACCGTCGCCGGGATGCCCTTCCGCCTGCGACACCACTCCGAGCCGGAGGCTCACCGCGGCCGCGAGGGACCCGTCCCGCGCCAGGGCGAGCTCGGTGCTCCCCCCGCCAATGTCCAGCATGACGAAGCTGCCGCGGAGACCGGGCAGTCCACGCGTCACGCCGAGGAGCGTGAGCCGTGCCTCGTCCTCGCCGGACAGGACCTCCACCACCCGGCCCGTCGCCGCCTCCAGCTCCGCGACGAAGGCCGCCCGATTGGTGGCCTCGCGCACCGCGCTCGTGGCGGCGATACGCACGCGCGCGGCGCCGAGCGCCTCGGCCCGGCGGACGAACGCGGCGACGGTCTCGCGCGTCCGGGCCATGGGGGCCGCGCCGAGTGGGCCTCGGGCCGCCTGGCCCTCGCCGAGCCGGGTCACGTGCTGGGCCCGCTCCACCGGCCGCCAGCCGCCGGGCGCGGCTTCGGCGACGAGCAGGCGCACCATGTTGGTGCCGAGATCGATCGTGGCCAGGCGCATCGCGGCGCGGGCCGCCGCCGCGCTCAGACGGGGCGGCGGAGGCGAAGCGCGTCGTCGAGGATCGCGAGCACTCGCTCGAGACGGAAGGGCTTGACGAGGGTCAGATCGACGCCGCTCTGCGCGAGCAAGGCCGGATCGAGCAGATGCCCCCAACCCGTGATCAGCACCACCGGGATGCCCGGGCGCATCCGCTTCACCGCGCGCGCCACGTCGAGGCCGGAGCGCTCGGGCAGCGAGAGGTCGGTGAGGACGATGTCGAACTCGCCCCCCTGGAAGCGCGCCAGCCCCGTGAGCCCGTCGGCGGCGGCCTCCACGCGATGCCCCGCGCGGGTGAGCGCGTCCACCAGCGTCTCGCGGATCTGCTGCTCGTCCTCGAGCACGAGCACGCGCGCCGGGCCTCCCGCGCGCGCGGCGGAGGCGGCCGGCCGTGCGGCCGGCGCCTCGCGTGCCGGCGGCGCCGCGGCGGCCGCCGCCGGGGCGGGGCTCTGGGCCGCGGCGGGCCGAGCGGCGCCGACGCCGGGAAGCCAGACCCGCACGCAGGTCCCGCGCTCCACCTCGCTCTCGACCTCGATGCGCCCGCGGTGCCGGCCCACGATGCCGTGCACGACCGAGAGGCCGAGACCGGTGCGTAGCGGGGAGCGCGTGGAAAAGAAGGGCTCGAAGATCCGGCCACGCACGTCGTCGGACATCCCCTCGCCGGTGTCGGTGAGCACCAGCTCGACGCCGTTGTCCTTGGGATGCGTGCTGAGGCTCAAGTGACCACCGCGCGGCATCGCGTCGATCGCGTTGAGCACCAGGTTGGTGACGGCCTCGCGCAGCTCGGCCGCGTTGCCGCGCACCGCCGGCCCATCCTGCAGGTCGAGCGACACCTCGATACGGATTCCGCGCGCCTCCGCCTCGTCCTTCCAGAGCCCGCGGGTCAGGGTCACCGCGTCGTGGACGAGGCTGTTGATGTCGATCAGCCCGTTGCTGTCATCCGGGCGCGTCGCCGCGAAGCCCTGGAGGCGACGCACGATGTCGGCGGCCCGCCACGCCGCCTCCTCGACGTGTCCCAGCCCCTCGCGCACCGTCTCGTCGGTCGAGCGCGCCAGCATGAGCTGCGTCTTGCCGAGGATGATGGCGAGGATGTTGTTGAACTCGTGCGCGATGCCACCGGCCATGCCGCCCAGCGCGCGGGCCTTCTCGGACTGGACGAGCCGGTCCTGCGCCGTCTTGACCGCGTCGAGCGCGCCCCGCACGTCGCCGTAGAGTCGCGCATTCTCCACCGCGAGGGCGGCCAGCGTGGCCAGCACCTGCGCCGCCTCGACCTCGTCGGGCGCGAAGTCGCGCGGACGGGGATCCGCGAGGTAGAGCACGCCCACGGTGCGGTCGTGGACGGCCAGAGGCACGAGCAGCGCCGCGCGCAACCCCAGCGCTCCGAGGAACGCCTCGGCCTCGCCGGCTCGCGCGTGAAGGTCGCGAACGGCGAGCGGTCGCGCCGCCGCGTACACGTCCCGGGCCAGCCCGTGCTCGCGATGTGCCGACCACTGCGTGGCGCTGTCCTGCGGCAGGCCGGAGGCCGCGGCGAGCCGCAACCGTCCGTCGACTCCCGACAGTCCGATCGCGGCCACGCGAACGTCGAGGAGGCGGCCGCCCACCTCGCACGCGCGCGCGAGGACCTCGGTGAGGTCGCGGTCGACCACGGCCTGGCCCGAAAAAGCCCCGAGCTCGCGCAGGCGCGCGAGGTGATCGGCCGCCCGGTCGACGAGCCGCTGATGCGTCAGCGCGGTGGCCACGCGATCGGCGATCACCAGGAGCAGGATGGTGTCCTCGGTGGTGAAGGGCACCCCCCGCCCCCGCCGGCCCGCGAACAGCACGCCGACGACCTGAGAGTCGGCCCGCACCGGCACCACGAGGGCATCGCGAACGGGGAAGCGCGCGACGAAGGGATCGCGCGGGGCCGACTCTGCGGTGCGGCGGTAGGCGAGCGCCCGGCCTTCGACGAAGGCGCGGCCGATCACGCCTTCGCCGGGCGGAACGCTCAGCCCCCCGAGGTCGTCGCGCCGGAAGCCGCGCGCCGCGGTCGGCACGAGCGCGGCACGCTCCGGATCGAGCACGAAGAGCATGGCGCGGTCGGCGTCGAGAAGCCGCGCCGCGCGGTCCATCACGAGACCGAACACCTCGGCGGGTGACAGCCCCGAGGTGGGCACGGTGAGGATCTCCTGGGTGGCGGCCAGGGCCTGGGGGTCGACTCCCAGGACCACCTCGCCCGACGGATCGGGCTCGCCCGTCGCCGACGCCTCCCCGATCTCCAGGCGCCGGATGCGATCGCGCAGGCCCTCGAGCGCCCGGCCGATCTCGCTGATGGACTCGGGAGCGGTATGGGGCGGGCGGCCGCCCGCGGTCGTCGGGTCCTCGGTCATCGCGGTGCCCGGCGGCGCGGCGCGCTCGTCAGCGTTGACATGGGAGACAACAGAAGATAGCACCACGCATGCCAACCACCCTTCGCACCAAATTTTCTCCTAACCTATTGATTCCACTTGCGTGAACGCCTCTGTGTAAAGCTCTGAGGGCCTCGCAAGTCGTGCGCGGTGGCGATTCCGTAAGATTCTCCGACTCTTGGCACCAGGGACGTGATGCGACGGTGGAGCCGCCCTCCGCCCGGGGCGGGGTGGCACCTGCCTTACTTGCTCTTCAGCGAGCGGATGTAGTGGACGACCGACCAGCGATCGGTCTCGGGAAGATGCTTCCAGGACGGCATCGGGCCCCGGCCATTGGAGATCTTCCAGAACAGCTCGCCGTCGCTCTCGTCCTGCACCCGCTTCGAGGTCCAGTCTGCGGGCTTCGGATTCAGCGCGGCCGAGCCTGGCCCATTGCCCTTGCCGGACTCGCCGTGGCAGAGGACGCAGTTCACCTGCGCGACCTTCTTGCCCGCGTCGACGGCCTTGGCGCCGCCGGCCACGGGATTCTTCTTCGTCTTCTCGGCCACCGGCGCTTCCCATGCACCCTGCGCCCACGCCCCGCTCGCCCCACCGAGCAAACCGGCGAGGATCGCCGCGCTGAGCACTCGGCGCCCGCACGCTCTCGACATCGCACTCCTCCTGTTCCACGTCGTGATGAGGTTCACAACCTGCGACATTTAACACCGGCGCCGTGGAAACGGTCAAGCCACCGGCGTGATATGGTGGCAACTCGCGTCGACTTCCGGGAGGTTCCATGGCTCACGAATCCGTCTACGTGGTCGCGGTGGTAGGGGCAGGCCCCGCGGGGCTCTTCGCGGCGCGCGCCCTCGCCGCGAACGGCTGTCGCGTCCTGCTCTTGAATCGCGACATCAAGCCGGGCGGCCTCGCCGAGTACGGGATCTTCCTCGACAAGTACAAGATGAAGGGTGGCCTGCGCCGCCAGTTCCAGAAGATTCTGACCGATCCGCGTGTGACCTACTTCGGCAACGTCACCTTGGGCCAGTCCGCCGACCTCGCGGTGGACGATCTCCGGGCCGCGGGGTTCGACGCGCTCGTGTTCGCCATCGGCGCCCAGGGAACCAAGTACCTCGGCGTGGAGGGCGAGCGCCTCCCGGGCGTCTACCATGCCAAGGACCTCGTCTATCACTACAATCGCCTGCCCCCGTTCGCGGAGCAGCCTTTCCCCATGGGCCGTCGGGTCGCGATCGTGGGGGTGGGCAACGTGATGGTGGACATCGCGAACTACTGCGCCCACTACTGCGACTGCGACGCGGTGATCGCGATCGCCCGCCGTGGCCCCTACGAGAAGGCGTACGACGATCGGGAGTTCGAGGACATCGAGGACGCGTTCGACCGCGATCTGTACCGCGCGGAGATCGCCCGCATCCGGCCGCGCCTGGAGGCGGCGGGCCAGGACGCGGACGCGCTGCTCCACGCCCTCGGACAGAAGCCCGAGTCTCTGACGCGCACGCGGGCGCGCCTGTCCTTCCGCTTCCTTGCCTCGCCGCGCCGCGTGGTCGCGGAGGCCGGCCGGGTGACCGGGCTCGAGGTCGAGGAGACACGGCTCGAGCGCAAGGGCGAGCGCATCAACGCCGTCGGGACCGGCGAGCTCAGCGTGGTCCCCTGCGACACCGTGGTCTTCGCGGTGGGTGACCGCGTCGATCCCGCCGCGG carries:
- a CDS encoding FAD-dependent oxidoreductase; the protein is MAHESVYVVAVVGAGPAGLFAARALAANGCRVLLLNRDIKPGGLAEYGIFLDKYKMKGGLRRQFQKILTDPRVTYFGNVTLGQSADLAVDDLRAAGFDALVFAIGAQGTKYLGVEGERLPGVYHAKDLVYHYNRLPPFAEQPFPMGRRVAIVGVGNVMVDIANYCAHYCDCDAVIAIARRGPYEKAYDDREFEDIEDAFDRDLYRAEIARIRPRLEAAGQDADALLHALGQKPESLTRTRARLSFRFLASPRRVVAEAGRVTGLEVEETRLERKGERINAVGTGELSVVPCDTVVFAVGDRVDPAAGLPYKDGLYLTTPGEDPAYRVWDPATQQVLKGVYVVGWARRASDGVVGRARLDAETGIKQVVADLAALPPRPAAEADRVIAGVIDMLKARGAVVVPYADVVKIEEAERARASAAGVEEDKFRSNREMLEAIRRA